The Paraburkholderia sp. FT54 sequence TACCGGGCTTGCGGTGTTCATTCCGTATATCGGATTTGCGACCGGGCTTGTGCTTGCGCTTTTAGCCGCGCTGCTGCAGTTCGGTAGCTGGTATGGTGTCGGCGCGGTGGTCGTCGTGTACGCCGTCGGCCAGATTCTCGAGAGCTTCATTCTCACGCCACGCCTCGTTGGCGAACGCATCGGCCTGCATCCGCTCGCGGTGATTTTCGCCTTGCTGGCCTTCGGCCAGTTCTTCGGCTTCTTTGGCGTGCTACTTGCGCTGCCGGCCAGCGCGATCCTGGCGACGGGGCTGCGCGAACTGCGCCGCCGTTATCTCGCGAGTGCGCTTTACGGTAGCTGACTCATATTCACAGCACCGCAGTACTGGGCGAGGAGGCCAGGGCGTGGGGCAACACGCGATCCGGCAGCCGTCTCCCCACTCCTTCGTTGTCGGCGCCGTTTCTCCCGATCACAGCTGCCTCGCTTCTCGTCTTGCCACCCCTCTAGCCGCACCCTGAGGCTGGAATTTGTCCACTCGATCAGCGGACAGGCGGTTTTGCTCGACAGGCCTTGGTTTCCGGCTTACCTGCGGGCAATGGCAACTGCGCAATTCGCTCCGCCTCCGCACGCTTCAGTCCAAGTGCCTGTAGCACGACTACTGCCGCGCGCTCCGCGAAGTTCTGGTCTCCGAGTCCAGATGCCTTCTGCCGCTGGACCGCTGGTGCGACGGAGGCGGAAGAGTGCAACTCAGCGGCGATCGCCGCGAAGATGATGCCCGTCACGGAAATGAGACACAGAAAGTGGTCCGGCACGACAAAGCGTTTCGCGGAAATGCCTCTTTGACTATCGCGCAGCATGCGCTGACCCAGGCCCCAGTTCAGCGCATGCACCGAAAAACCCTCGCGGATCAGGAGTTGTCCCCACACCGGCTCGCGGCGGGCGCGCATCAGCGTATGACGCACACAGACTGCGACCACTTCGGCCGGGTCGGACAGTCCGCTAGCCAGGCGGTCAAGCGAATCAGCGAACTCCTCGAACACCCACTCGACGAGTGCGGCGAAGATTCCTTCCTTCGACTCGAAGTGGTTGTAGAAGGAGCCGAAACCGACGTCGGCGGCCTCGGTAATGTCGGTGATCGCGACTGAACCCATTCCTTTTTCGGCGATTAGCCTGAGCGCAGCGTCGAGCAGCCGGGTACGAGTCTCCCGCTTGCGGCGGGTGCCGCGCGGCTGATGCCCTTCGGTCGCCTCGGCCGGAGCTCGCAGCTTTTGTGTGCGCTGCCGGGTCGCACGGGAGTTCGGGGTATCAGGCATCGCGGCTCCAGTTTTCTGTATTGCCATATTTTAGATTTATACGTCATAGTTGACAATATCATCATTTATAGATTTAATGTCACTGTCGCGAACGGATTGGTGACGGCGTGGACAGACGAATCTGGTTGCGACGGTGCCCGGAACAGGATGCTGCAGCGCCGGAGAGGAGTCAGCCACTGCCGTCCAGATCCATCAGCGCCGGGCCGGGGGAGGAGCTGTTTTACGCTCGGTCGCTGGCTGTTTCGTGCGAGTGACCGCATGCGATGACGAAGTACGAAGAGTTGCAAGCGGTTGTATCAGACGCAGCGAGTAGGAATACTAAGTTACAGGCATGCCGGATCGAGCGCTAATGCATTTGGCGAAGCATGCTGCCAGACACACCGTGTCTTCCGATGCCTCGCCCTTTCTTATTGCTGGACCATCACCTGTCTTGTGAACATCGTGAAACTTTCCGGTCTTAACGCGCAGACGCTTGCGCGCCCCTTCCTGTCGTCCGTCGCACGACCATCCCTCCGGGGACGTCTTCTCATTGTGGCTTGCGGCGCAATGCTGCTAGCGGCCTGCCACCAGCGCGAAACCGTCGCTCCTGAGCCGAGGCCCGTCGTCGCTGTCGCGGTTCATCCCGACGGGCGCACGGCGAGCGCCTCATTGCCGGCTCAGATACAGGCGCGATATTCCACGCCTCTTTCGTTCAGGGTTGGAGGCAAGGTCACCGAGCGGCGGGTGCGAATCGGCGATACCGTCAAGGCGGGACAGACCGTTGCGCTGCTCGACCCTACAGATCTGCGCAATAACCTGGCCAACGCGCGAGCGCAGCTCGATGCCGCCGAACATCGTCTCGTGTACGCCAAGCAGCAGCTCGATCGCGACCGCGCTCAGGCGCAGGCAAACCTGATCGCAACGGCGCAGATGGAGCAGACCCAGGACGCCTACGCTTCCGCCCTCGCGCAGCGCGATTCGGCGCTCGCCCAGATGGCCCTCGCCACGGATCACCTGCGCTACGCCACGCTCACCGCAGACCACGACGGCGTCATCACGTCGGAGGACGCCGACACCGGCCAGAACGTTCAGGCAGATCAAGCCGTCTATCACCTCGACTGGACGGGAGACGTGGATGTTGTCTGCGACGCGCCCGAGCGGACGCTTGGCGCATTGACGGTCGGCAGCAATGCGCGCGTAAGCCTGTCCGCGCTGCCGGGTAAGACCTTCGAGGCGCGCGTGCGCGAGGTGTCGCCCGCAGCCGATCCGCAAAGCCGCACCTGGCGCGTGAAGCTCACGCTGGCCGCGCCGAGCCCCGAAGTTCGCCTCGGCATGACGGCGAATGTCACGTTCGATGCCGTCGGCGACGCGCCAGCGGCACGTCCGTTCGCGCTGCCTGTCACCGCGCTTTTCCACAAAGGCGAGGACCCCGCTGTGTGGGTGGTGCGCGCCGGCAGCGACACCCTTGAGCTGCGCGCTGTCAGCATCGCGCGCTACGGCGAGCGCACGGTCGCCGTCACTGGCGGCCTCCACGACGGCGACCGCGTCGTGATGCAGGGCGTTCACGCAGTGAGCGCAAACCAGCACGTGCAGGTGGTGGCCCCGTTGCATCCGCAGGATTTTTCGTCATGAACGCACGCGACCATGAAACCGCGCGTGACAGCGCGCCCGTCACCCCGTCCGACGTCGAGGCACATGGCGAAGGCGGCTTCAATCTCTCCGCGTGGGCGTTGCGTCACCAGCAGCTGGTGATCTTTCTGATCGGGCTTGCAACCCTGTTCGGCGTGATCGGTTATACGCAGCTTGCGCAGTCGGAAGACCCGCCGTTCACGTTCCGGACCATGGTGGTCAAAACTTACTGGCCGGGCGCGACTGCCCGCGAGGTGCAGGAACAGATCACGGACCGGATCGGCCGTCAGTTGCAGGCGGCACCGTATGTGGACAACATCAAGAGCTACTCGCGGCCCGGCGAGTCGATGATCTTCTTCGCCATGAAGGACTCGGCCCCGGTCAGGGAAGTCCCCGAAACCTGGTACCAGGTGCGCAAGAAAGTGGGCGACATCGCCGCGACGCTGCCCAAGGGGACGGTTGGACCGTTTTTTAACGACGAGTTCGGTGACGTCTACACGAACATCTACGCACTTGAAGGCGACGGCTTTACGCCTGCGCAACTACACGACTACGCGGATCAGTTGCGCACGGTCCTGCTGCGCGTGCCCGGCGTCGCCAAGGTCGACTACTTTGGCGACCCGGACCAGCACATCTTCGTCGAGATATCGAATGCGGAGCTGACGGGGCTCTCTATCACGCCGCAGCAGCTCGCCCAGGCAATCGACGCACAGAATACCGTTGCGCCCGTTGGCACCATTACGACGGCGGACGACCGGGTGTTCGTGCGACCGAGCGGCGCGTTCAAGGACGTGCAGGCACTCGCCGACACGCTCATCACCGTGAACAAACGCACGTTCCGGCTTGGTGACATCGCGAAAATCACGCGCGGCTACGACGATCCTCCCGGCACGCAGATGCGCGTCGGGGGGCAAGCGGTGTTGGGTATCGGCGTGACGATGCAAAAAGGCGGCGACGTGATCAGCCTCGGCAAGGCGCTCGACGCGAAAGCCGCCGAACTGCAGGCGGCCCTGCCGGCGGGGCTCAAGCTGGCTGCCGTCGCGAGCATGCCCCACGCGGTCAAGCATTCGGTGGACGAGTTCGTCAGGTCGGTTGGCGAAGCGGTCGCCATCGTGCTGGTCGTGAGCCTCGTTTCGCTCGGCCTGCGCACCGGCATGGTCGTCGTGATCTCGATTCCGATCGTGCTCGCCGTGACAGCGCTGTGCATGCATGTGTTCAATATCGGGCTGGACCAGGTCTCCCTTGGTACGCTCGTGCTCGCGTTGGGGCTGCTCGTCGACGACGCGATCATCGCCGTCGAAACGATGGCCGTGAAGCTCGAGCAGGGGTGGAGTCGCATGCGCGCGGCGGCCTTTGCCTACTCGAGCACCGCATTCCCGATGCTGACCGGCACGCTCGTGACGGTATCGGGCTTTCTGCCGATCGCACTCGCGAAATCGAGTACGGGCGAATACACGCGCTCGATTTTCGAAGTGTCCGCCATTGCGCTGATCGTTTCGTGGTTCGCGGCTGTCGTGCTGGTCCCGTTACTCGGCTACCACATGCTGCCGGAGCGCAAGGCCCACTGGCGCGACGGCGCTCATGACGAACATGACGTCTATAACACCGGCTTCTACCGGCGCCTGTCGGATTGGATCACGTGGTGTATCGAGCGCCGCTGGGCCGTGCTTGGCGTCACTGCCGTGCTCTTTGCGATCGCGATGGCGGCCTTCACGCGCGTGCCGCAGCAGTTCTTCCCCAACTCGGAGCGGCCGGAACTGCTCGTGGACCTGCGGCTGCCGGAAGGCGCTTCGTTCGAGGCGACCCTGCGTGAAGCCAAGCGCCTGGAAAAGGCGCTCGACGGCCAGCCCGCGATCGAGCACTTCGTGGACTATGTGGGCACCGGCGCACCGCGCTTTTACCTGCCGCTCGACCAGCAGCTTCAGCAGCCAAACTTTGCGCAGTTCGTGATCACGGCCAAAAGTGTCGAAAACCGCGACGAGATGATGCACTGGCTCGATGCCAAACTTGGGCGAGAGTTCTCCGGCGTGCGCACGCGTGTGGCGCGACTCGAGAACGGGCCGCCAGTGGGATTCCCGATCAAGTTCCGGGTGAGCGGCAGCGATATTGCGACCGTGCGCTCGATTGCTGAAAAGGTCGCCGGAACGGTCCGCGCTGATTCCCGCACGCGCGATGTCCAGTTCGACTGGGACGAGCCGGCCGAACGGTCGATCTCGTTCGAGATCGATCAGAACCGGGCGCGCCAGCTTGGCGTGTCGTCGGAGGACGTATCGAACTTCCTGGCGATGACGCTTTCCGGTTACACGGTCACGCAGTTCCGTGAGCAGGACAAGCTGATCAACGTCGATCTGCGCGCGCCGAAGAGCGAGCGTGTCGATCCAGCGCAGCTCACGAGCCTCGCGATTCCGACGCCGAACGGCCCGGTTCCGCTCGGTTCCCTCGGACATGTTCGGGACGCGCTCGAGTATGGGGTGATCTGGCAGCGCGACCGCCAGCCGACGATCACCGTGCAGGCCGACATTCGCGGCAACGCGCAGGGCATCGATGTGACCCGCGATATCGAGCAGGCACTCGTGGAGCAAAAAGCGACGCTGCCGGTCGGCTATCGGATAGACGTGGGCGGCTCGGTCGAGGAAAGCGCGAAAGGCCAGAGCTCGATCAACGCCGAGATGCCGCTCATGATCATCGCAGTGCTGACGCTGCTCATGATCCAGCTGAAGAGTTTCCTGCGGACGTTTATCGTCGTGCTGACAGCGCCGCTCGGGCTGATCGGCGTCGTGGCGGCGCTGCTCCTGTTCGGCAAGCCCTTTGGTTTCGTCGCGTTGCTCGGCGTGATTGCCATGTTCGGCATCATCATGCGCAACTCCGTGATCCTGGTCGATCAGATCGACCAGGACATCGCGGCGGGGCACGGGCGTTTCGACGCGATTATCGGTGCAACCGTAAGACGCTTCAGGCCGATCATGCTGACGGCCGCCGCCGCCGTGCTCGCCTTGATTCCACTCCTGCGCTCAGCGTTCTTCGGACCGATGGCGACCGCGCTGATGGGTGGCATCACGATTGCCACGGGACTGACGATTTTCTTCCTGCCGGCGCTCTATGCGACCTGCTTCAGGATCCGGCGCGACGAGCGCGGGATGCAACCGGTTGTCGTCGAGCATACGGAGATTTGATCATGAAGCTGGCCTACAAGACATCCGTTCTCGCAGTGGCTACGGCGCTCGCATTGACGGGCTGCTCGTTCGGTCCCAATGGCGAGCCCCCGGTGATGCCTTCGCCCGGGCACTACGGCGCGCAGGCGCAGCCCTCGACGACTGTTGCCGCAGGCGGTGTTGCGCAGCGGTTCGATCTCGGCGCGACATCGATGCCGCAATGGTGGCGGCTTTACCGGTCCGACGCGCTCGATGCACTCGTCGACGAAGGCTTGCGCAACAGCCCGACGCTTGCAGGTGCGCAGCGAACGCTTGCGGCCGCGCAAGAGGAACTGCGCGCGCAGGTCGGTTCATCCACGCTGCCGTCAGTCGACGGTGTCGCCCAGGTTGAACGCGCGCGTTCACCCGTCGTGCCGGGGCTCGGCCCTGAGCAGGTGCAGTACAACTTTTTCGCCGGGCAGATTCAGGCGCATTACACATTCGACTTCTTCGGCCAGACGCGTTACGCGAACTCGGCGAGCGCCGCTCGCGTAAACGTGCAGGCGTATGAACTGGAAGCGGCCCGGCGCGCGCTTGCCGCCAACATCGTCGCCACGGCGATCAATGTGGCGGCGCTCGATCGCCAGATCGCGCTCACCGAACGGCTCGTCGCCGTGGCGAGCGCAGCTGCAAACGAGGATCAGCAACGATACGCGCTCGGGTCTATTTCGCATGTGCAGGCGTTGAACTCGACGCAGGACGCAGATTCGATCGCGGCGAGTCTTCCGACCATTCGCCAGCAACGCGCCTCAGCGGTCCACGCGCTGGCGGTATTGATGGGCCGGACGCCCGATAACGCACCGACCGTTCCTGACCTCGACAGCCTGGCGTTGCCCGAGCATGTGCCCGTCGTTGTGCCGTCAGACCTGCTGCGTTCGCGTCCCGACATTCAGGCCGCCGACGCCGCCGTGAAGGCCGCCGCGGCCGACGTTGGGGCTGCAACCGCGCAACTTTTTCCGAGCCTGTCACTAACGGGCTCGATGGGTCGTGGCGGCTTTAGCTGGCCTGCGGTGCTCTCAGGCGCGGGCGGGCTTTGGGCAATCGGTGCGAGCCTGTCGCAGCCGCTCTTCCATGGTGGGGCGTTGTTCGCGCAACGCAGAGCCTCGATGGATACCTACGATGCAGCGGTTCTGCACTACAAATCGACGGTTCTGTCGGCATTTCAGGATGTCGCGAATTCGCTGGCCGCACTGGACAACGACGCGCAGACGCTGGCATCTACCGAAAGAGCGAGACAGGCAGCCCGCACGGCATTCGACGAAACGGCGTCGCGCGCCCGCCTGGGTTCTCTGCCGTCGACGGCACAACACGCCAGCGAGCAGCGATTTCTCAATGCACAGCTTGGCGCGGTACGCGCCGGCAGCCAGCGCATGAGCGATACCGCTGCACTGTTCCAGGCGATGGGCGAATTGCCGGCCGATCCGCCGCACGTGACGTCAAGAGAATGACCTTGACTCCGTGAGGTCGGGGAGAGCGTCACGATGAACCGGGCCGCTCTCCATTGGGCGACACTTCCGCCTCGACGAGCGGCAACGCTCGCGTTGCAATCTTCTCCGCTTCGGCGCGCTTGAGCCCGAGTGTCTGCAGAAGCATTGCTGCCGTGCGCTCGGCGAAGTGCTCTCCGCTGAAACCAAGTTCGTCGAGCAGCTGCGCCGCCGGCGCGCCCGGTGCGACGAAATTCAGCTCGGCTGCAACTGCCGCGAGCACTGTGCCGCCCACCGAAAGAAAGCCGATGAACGGATCAGCGACCACGAAGCGCTTGGCGGCAATACCGTTACCAATATCCCGCAGCAACCGCTGACCCAGCCCGCGGCTCAGCATGCCCGCTGAAAACCCTTCGCGTATCAGGAAGCGTCCCCATACGGGATCGCGGCGCGCACGCATCAGGGTATGACGCACCGAGACAGCGATCACTTCTGCGGGGTCGGACAGGCCCCCGGCGAGGCGATCGAGCATGTCGGCGAATTCCTCGAACACGTTGTCCACAAGCGTCGCGTAGATGGCTTCCTTCGACTCGAAGTGGTTGTAGAACGAGCCGAAGCCGACGTCGGCTGCCTCCGTAATTTCGTTGATGGCTACGCCTTCCATGCCCTTTTCGGCCATCAGCCTCAGGGCAGCGTCGAGCAGGCGGGCGCGCGTCTCGCGCTTGCGACGGGCACCGCGCGGCTCGCGTTCTTCGGGAACGGCAGCCGGGGAGACTGACGCACCGCGGGCAGGGCGCTTTGCTGTCGGGCGATTTGAAGTGTTCGGCATGATCGGTCCAGTTTTGGCCATACCGAAGTATAGATGCTATCGTCTATATTGACAAAACACTCAACTATGACTTTAATGTCATTAACGGCCATCTAGTGCCGGTCTAGCAAACAACAGACGGAGTGACTGTGGAGACAGCAGCAAAAGATGATTCCGTGCCGTGCAGCCGGCATGGCGAGGGTCGTGCGCCGACCGGAGCATTTCCGTCGGCCGTGGATGTTTTATTGGTGGGTTGCGGACCGGTGGGTGCCACGATCGCGAATCTGTTGGCACGACACGGCGTGAACGTGATGGTTATCGACAGGTCGACTGAAGTATTCATGGCGCCACGTGCGATCGCTCTCGATAACGAAGCGCTGCGCATCCTTCAGCTTGCCGGCGTTGCGGAGAGCGATTTCGAGACAATTGCCATACCGTACGTCCGCATGAAGTCGCCCAGGCTGGGCCTGTTCGGCAGGGTGAATTCGCTGGGCAGTCTGGATGGCCACCCGAAGCTCGTCACCTTCTACCAGCCAGACCTGGAGCGGTGTCTGCGCGCCCGGCTCGAGACATACGACTGTGCGCATATCGCGTTGGGGGTCGAGCTCAAGAGCTTCACAGAGGAACGGGATCACGTGCTCGCATCTTTAGATCTCGGCCAGGGGCGCACTCATCTGGTACGCGCCCGCTATCTGGTCGGCGCGGACGGGGCGAGCTCATTGGTACGTCAGCTCATCGGGCAGGAATTCAAGGGCAAGACGTTCGCCGAGGACTGGCTGATCGTCGATGCCCGCCACGTGCCGCGTCCGATCGATCACATCGAGTTCATCTGCGATCACCGTCGGCCGATTCCGCATATGGTCGCGCCTGGCGGCCGTGAACGCTGGGAATTCATGCTCCGGCCTGGCGAGCGTCGCGAGGAAATGGAATCCGAGACGCGTATCCGGGAGTTGCTTTCTCCCTGGGGCAATGTGGACGACATGATCATCGAGCGCAAGGCCGTGTATCGCTTCCATGCGCGGGCTGTCGATGCATTCAGCAAGGGCCGGGTGTTCCTCGCGGGCGACGCGGCCCACATCACGCCCCCATTCGTCGGGCAGGGGTTGGTAGCCGGTCTTCGGGACGCCGCCAACCTTTGCTGGAAGCTCGCGTGGGTGGTGCAAGGACGTGCCGATCCAGAGATTCTCGATACCTATGACCAGGAGCGGCGCCCCCACGCGAAGGCGATGATCAACCTCGCGAAGTTCATGGGCAAGCTCGTTATGCCCCGAAGTGGCGTCGTCGCCTTATTGACTCACGGGTTGATGCGTCTGTCGAGACTCGTGCCACGCTTGCGCGCGCAATTCGAGGAACTGCAGATCAAGCCGAAGAATGCTTTCCGCCGGGGACTGTTCGTCCGGGGCCGCTCGTCGGCGAAGCTTGTTCGTGGTGCTGTTATTGCGCAAGGCTGGGTGAGAGGCTCGGATGGCACCACGCGTCTGAGCGACGACGCGCTCGGGCAGGGTCTCGCGCTGATCGGGTTCGGCGTGGACGCGGCGCCTGCGCTCGAGCCCGCGACGGCCGCAGCGTTTGCGCGTGCCGGAGGGGGCGTTGTCCAGATTGCCCATCGGGGGCAACGGCTGCATCTTGCCGCGCGCGACAGCTGGGAAGACCTCGACGGCGTCTTTCTTCCCGGGCTGGTGCCGCTCGGGTGGGCTGCCGTAGTGCGGCCCGACAAGACGATCGTCCACGACGGCCCGGCCACCGAAGCAAACCGTATCGTGCGCGAAAGTCTCGCCTTGCTGGGTAATCCCGTGAGTGTGCGGACACCGGAAGTCGAAACCGCTACTCGAACCGCCTGATTTCTTATCCATCATGAAACTCACCACTGCACAGCCGGCCCGTCACCCTGATCCCACCACGAAAGCGTCGGCATTAGCCTATCTGATATTCGACCGGCCGGACCTCGAGAAAGCCGAGCAGTTTCTCAATGATTTCGGGCTACAGACTGTATTGCGCGATGAAGCGCAATTGCTTCTGCGGGGAACGGGTGCTTCGCATTTCTGCTACGTCGTCCGGAAGGCGCCGAAATCCCGGTTCGTTGGTTTCGGGCTACAGGTCGACAGCAGGGCCGATCTTGATGCACTTGCAAAAGTGCCTGGCGCCTCCGGGGCCGAACGGTCGTCTTTGCCCGGCGGCGGCTATGTCGTACGGCTGGCCGATCCTT is a genomic window containing:
- a CDS encoding efflux transporter outer membrane subunit, giving the protein MKLAYKTSVLAVATALALTGCSFGPNGEPPVMPSPGHYGAQAQPSTTVAAGGVAQRFDLGATSMPQWWRLYRSDALDALVDEGLRNSPTLAGAQRTLAAAQEELRAQVGSSTLPSVDGVAQVERARSPVVPGLGPEQVQYNFFAGQIQAHYTFDFFGQTRYANSASAARVNVQAYELEAARRALAANIVATAINVAALDRQIALTERLVAVASAAANEDQQRYALGSISHVQALNSTQDADSIAASLPTIRQQRASAVHALAVLMGRTPDNAPTVPDLDSLALPEHVPVVVPSDLLRSRPDIQAADAAVKAAAADVGAATAQLFPSLSLTGSMGRGGFSWPAVLSGAGGLWAIGASLSQPLFHGGALFAQRRASMDTYDAAVLHYKSTVLSAFQDVANSLAALDNDAQTLASTERARQAARTAFDETASRARLGSLPSTAQHASEQRFLNAQLGAVRAGSQRMSDTAALFQAMGELPADPPHVTSRE
- a CDS encoding TetR/AcrR family transcriptional regulator — its product is MPDTPNSRATRQRTQKLRAPAEATEGHQPRGTRRKRETRTRLLDAALRLIAEKGMGSVAITDITEAADVGFGSFYNHFESKEGIFAALVEWVFEEFADSLDRLASGLSDPAEVVAVCVRHTLMRARREPVWGQLLIREGFSVHALNWGLGQRMLRDSQRGISAKRFVVPDHFLCLISVTGIIFAAIAAELHSSASVAPAVQRQKASGLGDQNFAERAAVVVLQALGLKRAEAERIAQLPLPAGKPETKACRAKPPVR
- a CDS encoding efflux RND transporter periplasmic adaptor subunit is translated as MLLAACHQRETVAPEPRPVVAVAVHPDGRTASASLPAQIQARYSTPLSFRVGGKVTERRVRIGDTVKAGQTVALLDPTDLRNNLANARAQLDAAEHRLVYAKQQLDRDRAQAQANLIATAQMEQTQDAYASALAQRDSALAQMALATDHLRYATLTADHDGVITSEDADTGQNVQADQAVYHLDWTGDVDVVCDAPERTLGALTVGSNARVSLSALPGKTFEARVREVSPAADPQSRTWRVKLTLAAPSPEVRLGMTANVTFDAVGDAPAARPFALPVTALFHKGEDPAVWVVRAGSDTLELRAVSIARYGERTVAVTGGLHDGDRVVMQGVHAVSANQHVQVVAPLHPQDFSS
- a CDS encoding bifunctional 3-(3-hydroxy-phenyl)propionate/3-hydroxycinnamic acid hydroxylase: MPCSRHGEGRAPTGAFPSAVDVLLVGCGPVGATIANLLARHGVNVMVIDRSTEVFMAPRAIALDNEALRILQLAGVAESDFETIAIPYVRMKSPRLGLFGRVNSLGSLDGHPKLVTFYQPDLERCLRARLETYDCAHIALGVELKSFTEERDHVLASLDLGQGRTHLVRARYLVGADGASSLVRQLIGQEFKGKTFAEDWLIVDARHVPRPIDHIEFICDHRRPIPHMVAPGGRERWEFMLRPGERREEMESETRIRELLSPWGNVDDMIIERKAVYRFHARAVDAFSKGRVFLAGDAAHITPPFVGQGLVAGLRDAANLCWKLAWVVQGRADPEILDTYDQERRPHAKAMINLAKFMGKLVMPRSGVVALLTHGLMRLSRLVPRLRAQFEELQIKPKNAFRRGLFVRGRSSAKLVRGAVIAQGWVRGSDGTTRLSDDALGQGLALIGFGVDAAPALEPATAAAFARAGGGVVQIAHRGQRLHLAARDSWEDLDGVFLPGLVPLGWAAVVRPDKTIVHDGPATEANRIVRESLALLGNPVSVRTPEVETATRTA
- a CDS encoding efflux RND transporter permease subunit, which gives rise to MNARDHETARDSAPVTPSDVEAHGEGGFNLSAWALRHQQLVIFLIGLATLFGVIGYTQLAQSEDPPFTFRTMVVKTYWPGATAREVQEQITDRIGRQLQAAPYVDNIKSYSRPGESMIFFAMKDSAPVREVPETWYQVRKKVGDIAATLPKGTVGPFFNDEFGDVYTNIYALEGDGFTPAQLHDYADQLRTVLLRVPGVAKVDYFGDPDQHIFVEISNAELTGLSITPQQLAQAIDAQNTVAPVGTITTADDRVFVRPSGAFKDVQALADTLITVNKRTFRLGDIAKITRGYDDPPGTQMRVGGQAVLGIGVTMQKGGDVISLGKALDAKAAELQAALPAGLKLAAVASMPHAVKHSVDEFVRSVGEAVAIVLVVSLVSLGLRTGMVVVISIPIVLAVTALCMHVFNIGLDQVSLGTLVLALGLLVDDAIIAVETMAVKLEQGWSRMRAAAFAYSSTAFPMLTGTLVTVSGFLPIALAKSSTGEYTRSIFEVSAIALIVSWFAAVVLVPLLGYHMLPERKAHWRDGAHDEHDVYNTGFYRRLSDWITWCIERRWAVLGVTAVLFAIAMAAFTRVPQQFFPNSERPELLVDLRLPEGASFEATLREAKRLEKALDGQPAIEHFVDYVGTGAPRFYLPLDQQLQQPNFAQFVITAKSVENRDEMMHWLDAKLGREFSGVRTRVARLENGPPVGFPIKFRVSGSDIATVRSIAEKVAGTVRADSRTRDVQFDWDEPAERSISFEIDQNRARQLGVSSEDVSNFLAMTLSGYTVTQFREQDKLINVDLRAPKSERVDPAQLTSLAIPTPNGPVPLGSLGHVRDALEYGVIWQRDRQPTITVQADIRGNAQGIDVTRDIEQALVEQKATLPVGYRIDVGGSVEESAKGQSSINAEMPLMIIAVLTLLMIQLKSFLRTFIVVLTAPLGLIGVVAALLLFGKPFGFVALLGVIAMFGIIMRNSVILVDQIDQDIAAGHGRFDAIIGATVRRFRPIMLTAAAAVLALIPLLRSAFFGPMATALMGGITIATGLTIFFLPALYATCFRIRRDERGMQPVVVEHTEI
- a CDS encoding TetR/AcrR family transcriptional regulator, whose protein sequence is MPNTSNRPTAKRPARGASVSPAAVPEEREPRGARRKRETRARLLDAALRLMAEKGMEGVAINEITEAADVGFGSFYNHFESKEAIYATLVDNVFEEFADMLDRLAGGLSDPAEVIAVSVRHTLMRARRDPVWGRFLIREGFSAGMLSRGLGQRLLRDIGNGIAAKRFVVADPFIGFLSVGGTVLAAVAAELNFVAPGAPAAQLLDELGFSGEHFAERTAAMLLQTLGLKRAEAEKIATRALPLVEAEVSPNGERPGSS